In Desulfovibrio sp., the genomic window TGGCTCGGAAATCGTCAAGCGTTCCCTGCACAGCATTGATCTGGTGCATCAGACTTCCATGACGCTGCGGGACGACATGTCGCAGCTGCATAACCACACGCAGAACATCAACCGCATCATGGGCGTCATTTCAGACATTGCCGACCAGACCAACCTGCTGGCCCTCAACGCGGCCATCGAGGCCGCACGCGCGGGCGACGCCGGGCGCGGTTTTGCCGTGGTGGCCGACGAGGTGCGCAAGCTGGCGGAAAAAACCATGGCCTCGACCCACGATGTGGCCAGCGCCATTGAAGCCATACAATCCAGCGCCACTCAGAGTATGGACTCTGTGGACAAGGCCGCCAAGCAGATTGAAGAGGCCAACACCTATGCCAACCAATCTGGTGTGGCTCTGGCCGATGTTGTCTCCACGGTCGAGGGCACTGCCGACCAGGTCAATGCCATTGCCGCAGCCAGCGAAGAGCAGTCGGCAGCGAGCGAAGAGGTAAACCGCGCCATAACCCAGATCAGCGAGATGTCGCACCAGACATCGGCTGCCATGCGCGAGGCCGCAGACGCGGTGGCGGAACTGGCCGGGCAGACAAAAAACCTTATGGATCTGATGTCCAGCATGCAGCAATAATACACAAGGGGGCCGTTGCAGCCCGAGCAGTGCGTGTCTCGTCTGTAACGGCCCCCTGCATCTGGCAACACCAATAATCTCGGCCAACGACCAATATCAGCAGGAACTGTTCTTTTGCCCCAGGGCGCTAGGCAGCGCAACGCGCCTGCGCTTCCTCCGATTCTGCGGCAGTGTTTTTTGCCGAATACTGCCTTTTGACGATATACACGCCCGCCATGACAACCACGATGCCGAGAATTTCCAGCGTTGAAAGCTGCTCTGAAAACACGACCCATGAATACACCGCCGCAATGGCTGGCTGGGTCAGACAGATGACAGAAGACAGGTTTACGCTGAGCTTGCCCTGACAGTGCGTGAGCAGATTATGCCCCACCACCTGCACGCACAGCGTAAGCGCAAGTATGGGCCATATGTCGTCCCAGCTCTGCGGAACCTGCAAGCCCTCCACCGCCAGAGAAGCCACAAACAGCCCCACCAGCCCGCCAAAAGCGCTCACAAACATGATTACGCTGCTCTTAATGCTGTCGCGCAGGCGGTAGGCAATGAGCAGAAAACCCGCATAAAAAAATGCCGCCGCCAGAGCCAGAAAATCGCCAAAATAGTTGGCAGGCACCGGGCTGGCCTTGCCGCCCACCAGCAGCAGCACGCCAGCAAGAGTTACGGCCGCACCGGGCAAAAACAGCCTTGGCAGCCGCTCGTGAAACAGAAAATACGAAACGGGTATTACCGTAAAAGGCGTGAGATTGGTAAGCAGATTGGCATTGGCAACGGTGGTATAGCCAAACGAGGTATTCCACAGCGCCACATCGCCCGCCAGAAACAGACCCGCCACAAAAAGCAGGGCCACCTGACTACGGGTAAGCCGGTGCAACCGGCCATAGGCCAGCGGCCAGAGCAACGGAATGGAAAACAGCATGCGGTAAAAACCCGTGTTGATCGGCGACAGCCCGCTTTGCCGCACAAATATGCCCCCGGTCGCCAAAAAGGCCACTGCCAGCAGGGCCAGAAGCACGAACCTTGTGGCATTGTTTCTCTGCCGCGTGCCGCCCTGCGCTTCTGTGTTGTCCTGCGCCGCTGTTTCGCCCTTTGTGCCCATAACTGCCTACCTGCCTTGAGTTGTCATTGCTGCCCCCTTTGATATAGTGCCATTGGCCCTATCAAAAGCGCCACCTTG contains:
- a CDS encoding DMT family transporter, which gives rise to MGTKGETAAQDNTEAQGGTRQRNNATRFVLLALLAVAFLATGGIFVRQSGLSPINTGFYRMLFSIPLLWPLAYGRLHRLTRSQVALLFVAGLFLAGDVALWNTSFGYTTVANANLLTNLTPFTVIPVSYFLFHERLPRLFLPGAAVTLAGVLLLVGGKASPVPANYFGDFLALAAAFFYAGFLLIAYRLRDSIKSSVIMFVSAFGGLVGLFVASLAVEGLQVPQSWDDIWPILALTLCVQVVGHNLLTHCQGKLSVNLSSVICLTQPAIAAVYSWVVFSEQLSTLEILGIVVVMAGVYIVKRQYSAKNTAAESEEAQARCAA